One region of Anoplopoma fimbria isolate UVic2021 breed Golden Eagle Sablefish chromosome 10, Afim_UVic_2022, whole genome shotgun sequence genomic DNA includes:
- the snrnp40 gene encoding U5 small nuclear ribonucleoprotein 40 kDa protein has translation MLCIGGRPSSPAGSCAWPSLSDIVSAVDRRMIEPKKRAADMAVVPTVVKRPRTELVAAAQSQQLVAMGPPRSSSLQAPIMLMSGHEGEVYCCKFHPNGATLASSGFDRLILMWNVYGDCDNYATLKGHSGAVMELHYNTDGSLLFSASTDKTIGVWDSETGERIKRLKGHTSFVNTCYPARRGPQLVCTGSDDGTVKLWDIRKKGAIHTFQNTYQVLAATFNDTSDQILSGGIDNDIKVWDLRQNKLIYNMHGHGDSVTGLSLSSEGSYLLSNSMDNTVRIWDVRPFAPKERCVKIFQGNVHNFEKNLLRCSWSTDGSKISAGSADRFVYIWDTTSRRILYKLPGHAGSVNEVAFHPEEPIVLSGGSDKRLYMGEIQ, from the exons GATGATTGAACCTAAGAAGAGAGCGGCGGACATGGCGGTGGTTCCTACCGTCGTGAAGCGGCCCCGGACGGAGCTGGTGGCGGCGGCTCAGTCCCAGCAACTCGTGGCGATG GGTCCCCCACGGAGCTCCAGCCTGCAGGCTCCCATCATGCTGATGTCGGGCCACGAGGGCGAAGTCTACTGCTGCAAGTTTCACCCCAACGGAGCCACGCTGGCCTCCTCAGGATTTGACAGGCTCATAT TGATGTGGAATGTCTATGGGGATTGTGACAATTATGCCACTCTGAAGGGCCACAGTGGAGCAGTGATGGAGCTGCACTACAACACGGATGGCAG CCTGCTGTTTTCGGCGAGCACAGACAAGACTATTGGTGTGTGGGACAGTGAAACAGGCGAGAGGATCAAGCGTCTGAAGGGTCACACCTCCTTCGTTAATACCTGCTACCCGGCCCGCCGAGGGCCCCAGCTCGTCTGCACCGGCAGCGATGACGGAACGGTCAAG TTGTGGGACATTCGTAAGAAAGGGGCGATCCACACTTTCCAGAACACCTACCAGGTGCTAGCCGCGACCTTCAATGACACCAGTGATCAGATCCTGTCAGGAGGCATCGACAACGACATCAAG GTGTGGGACCTGAGGCAAAACAAGCTGATATACAATATGCACGGCCATGGTGACTCGGTAACTGGACTCAGCCTGAGCTCTGAGGGATCATACCTTCTCTCAAACTCCATGGACAACACAG TGCGTATTTGGGATGTCCGACCATTTGCACCCAAGGAGAGATGTGTGAAGATTTTCCAGGGCAACGTTCACAACTTTGAGAAG AATCTGCTGAGGTGCTCCTGGTCCACTGACGGCAGTAAGATATCTGCCGGCTCAGCTGACAG ATTTGTGTACATCTGGGACACCACATCACGTAGAATCCTCTACAAGCTGCCGGGTCACGCCGGCTCTGTCAACGAGGTGGCCTTTCACCCAGAGGAGCCTATCG TGCTGTCCGGTGGCAGTGACAAAAGGCTCTACATGGGAGAAATTCAGTAG